A window from Alkalicoccobacillus plakortidis encodes these proteins:
- a CDS encoding sensor histidine kinase, with the protein MMSRLTLFQKAVIILLLLLLPTVLIYSYSNYVTEQVIIEDIHSRNVNRLEVSVNQFESDLDQISQFIVALSIDSDISSLRNIELYSPFEAVALKENVSEKLRTYQQLSKLLVDVTIYMPSNDNAITTMPNFPDTPENLSSSWSYIESSTGREQDYFIRHVRYPLNNVVIGNEVIIEARVYAQSLRDHLDELVTTNDNEAFLFHDNFGTIAPERTNSTLTESIDHQLQGSSGTLNVHHNGIQYLVSYVQSEALDWVLIDFFPLDELLKPVYTSRYLLYTSVVLMIFFGVISGWLLYKEIHIPIRDLSHAVHKIKQADYSVRITAEHNNEFHKLTHGFNEMAQQIQTLIEQVYVEKIRSQDAFLKLMQAQINPHFLYNCLFYIKNMAKVQQTEAVEKMALHLGHYFRYRTRVEDEKTRLQEEIDLVEHFLSIHALRKKCLTYSISVPKDMYDLEIPRLLIQPIVENAIVHGIESVTGKSYIRISGKVNQNSYLITIEDNGLGLSDLEMNELAFNLEDGEVLKDSYGLRNVHQRLQKKYDDESGIYLSKSELGGLKVELKWQVLEANK; encoded by the coding sequence ATGATGAGTAGATTAACACTGTTTCAAAAGGCAGTCATTATTCTGCTTTTATTACTGTTACCGACAGTACTTATTTATAGCTATTCAAATTATGTAACTGAACAAGTTATTATTGAAGACATTCACTCTCGTAACGTAAACCGATTAGAGGTATCAGTCAATCAGTTTGAATCTGACCTTGATCAAATTTCACAGTTTATTGTCGCTCTTAGTATCGATTCCGATATTAGTAGTTTAAGAAACATTGAATTGTACAGTCCTTTTGAAGCAGTTGCTTTGAAAGAAAATGTCTCTGAAAAACTCCGTACCTATCAGCAGTTAAGTAAGCTTTTAGTTGATGTGACAATTTATATGCCAAGTAATGATAACGCTATCACGACTATGCCTAATTTCCCTGATACTCCCGAGAATTTATCAAGTTCATGGAGTTATATAGAGAGTAGTACTGGCAGGGAGCAAGATTACTTTATTCGTCACGTACGATATCCATTAAATAACGTTGTCATTGGGAATGAAGTGATTATTGAAGCCCGAGTATATGCACAAAGTTTAAGAGATCATTTAGATGAATTAGTAACAACAAACGATAATGAAGCTTTTTTGTTTCATGACAATTTCGGAACGATTGCTCCAGAGAGAACCAATTCTACTTTAACAGAATCAATAGATCATCAGCTTCAAGGAAGCAGTGGCACGCTAAACGTTCATCATAATGGAATTCAGTATCTAGTTAGTTATGTACAATCAGAAGCTCTTGATTGGGTTTTAATTGACTTTTTTCCTCTGGATGAGTTGTTGAAACCTGTTTATACAAGTAGGTATTTACTGTATACATCTGTTGTACTCATGATTTTTTTTGGAGTCATTTCAGGTTGGCTTTTGTATAAGGAAATTCACATCCCAATTCGTGATTTAAGTCATGCTGTACACAAGATTAAACAAGCTGATTATTCCGTAAGAATTACAGCTGAGCATAATAATGAATTCCATAAACTAACACATGGCTTTAATGAAATGGCTCAACAAATTCAAACGTTAATTGAACAGGTATATGTGGAGAAGATTCGTTCACAAGATGCCTTTTTAAAATTAATGCAAGCTCAAATAAACCCTCATTTTCTTTACAACTGTCTATTCTATATTAAAAACATGGCTAAAGTTCAGCAAACAGAAGCTGTAGAGAAAATGGCTCTTCATTTAGGACACTATTTTAGATACCGAACGAGGGTTGAAGATGAAAAGACAAGATTACAGGAAGAAATAGATTTAGTTGAACATTTCTTATCCATTCATGCACTAAGAAAGAAATGTTTAACCTATTCAATTTCGGTACCAAAAGATATGTATGATCTTGAAATTCCAAGACTACTTATTCAGCCTATTGTTGAAAACGCAATTGTTCATGGAATTGAATCAGTCACAGGAAAAAGTTATATACGCATTTCAGGAAAGGTTAATCAGAATTCATATCTAATTACAATTGAAGATAACGGATTAGGTCTTTCTGACCTTGAAATGAACGAACTAGCTTTTAATTTGGAGGATGGTGAGGTTTTAAAAGATAGTTATGGGCTTCGCAACGTCCATCAACGCTTACAAAAAAAATATGATGACGAATCGGGCATTTATCTTAGTAAATCTGAACTTGGCGGATTAAAAGTTGAACTTAAATGGCAAGTGCTAGAGGCAAACAAATGA
- a CDS encoding extracellular solute-binding protein translates to MKRSQVLKLSFFSSILILTAACSNNESAQKESKLDPVASAEELPESFEEPVSISLIKHISGDILFKEGETIQDNVHTKWVKDTFNIDLDYLWTTSGPDDTFDTKLQLSMSANEELPSIISLRSNITQDLIDSGRVVEVGEIFDKYASSAWKEAMEADPHAWDPYTREEGRFAIPILDYEMNGDTVLFIRQDWLDKLGLEGPETMEDIESIMDEFVNEDPSGTGEKTYGLAAGFANSYNTWMSTTDWVFGAYGAMPDQWNLTEDGTLENGSIQPEVKEGLQTLKEWMEKGYIHPESGLWDEVKASELFTSGRAGIIAGPHWMPDWPLAELLNNVDGAEYKAYEIPVGPNGEAGRSTGITSQNGAVMINESATEEEIQAFFVYQNYLFENFANPVEGNEFEYGFAEGYDYYLDEEDVKYKDDEIPGGRIDPVKYTITFDGARIPSLYINTLAEFARGQEPETPFEKKVYLQYPEAAWEGARIVVDGADKQVASMFTGAPTPTMLSRQDTLDTMLSESFSKMIYGEQSIDEFENIVDKWKSSGGDDITTEVNEWYKTIQESE, encoded by the coding sequence ATGAAAAGAAGTCAGGTTTTAAAGCTTTCATTTTTTAGTAGTATTCTTATTTTAACGGCTGCATGTAGTAATAATGAATCTGCTCAAAAAGAAAGTAAGTTAGACCCGGTTGCATCAGCTGAGGAGCTACCAGAGTCTTTTGAGGAGCCAGTTTCAATTAGTTTAATTAAACATATATCTGGAGACATCTTATTTAAAGAGGGAGAGACAATTCAAGATAATGTGCATACAAAATGGGTGAAAGATACATTCAATATTGATCTAGATTACCTTTGGACAACAAGTGGACCAGACGACACTTTTGATACTAAGCTGCAACTGAGTATGTCGGCGAATGAAGAGTTACCATCAATTATTAGTTTAAGAAGTAATATAACTCAGGATTTAATTGATTCAGGTCGTGTAGTTGAAGTAGGTGAAATCTTTGATAAATACGCGTCATCAGCATGGAAGGAAGCAATGGAAGCAGATCCTCATGCATGGGATCCATATACACGGGAAGAAGGTAGATTTGCTATCCCTATATTAGATTATGAAATGAATGGAGATACTGTCTTATTCATTCGCCAGGATTGGTTAGACAAATTGGGGTTAGAGGGACCCGAGACTATGGAAGATATTGAATCGATTATGGATGAATTTGTAAATGAAGATCCGAGTGGAACCGGGGAAAAAACATATGGGTTAGCTGCAGGATTTGCAAACTCTTATAACACATGGATGTCCACCACAGATTGGGTATTTGGAGCATATGGTGCAATGCCTGATCAGTGGAATCTTACAGAAGATGGTACTCTAGAAAATGGTTCCATTCAACCTGAGGTTAAGGAAGGATTACAAACACTTAAGGAGTGGATGGAAAAAGGATATATACATCCTGAATCCGGCCTATGGGATGAAGTAAAAGCATCTGAATTATTTACATCTGGAAGAGCTGGAATCATTGCTGGACCACATTGGATGCCTGATTGGCCACTTGCGGAATTGCTTAATAATGTGGATGGTGCAGAGTATAAAGCATACGAAATACCTGTTGGTCCAAATGGTGAAGCGGGTCGTTCTACTGGAATCACGTCTCAAAATGGTGCTGTCATGATAAATGAAAGTGCGACGGAAGAAGAAATCCAAGCCTTTTTTGTCTACCAGAATTACCTATTTGAGAACTTTGCGAATCCTGTAGAAGGAAATGAATTCGAATACGGTTTTGCTGAAGGCTATGATTATTATTTAGATGAAGAAGATGTAAAGTATAAGGATGATGAAATTCCGGGTGGAAGAATAGATCCTGTTAAATACACAATTACTTTTGATGGAGCAAGAATTCCCTCTCTATACATCAATACGCTAGCTGAATTTGCACGTGGCCAGGAGCCCGAAACTCCATTTGAGAAAAAAGTGTATTTACAATATCCAGAAGCGGCTTGGGAAGGAGCTAGAATTGTTGTAGATGGAGCAGATAAACAGGTAGCGAGTATGTTTACTGGTGCACCAACACCTACGATGCTCTCAAGGCAAGATACTCTCGACACTATGCTCTCAGAGTCATTTAGTAAAATGATCTACGGAGAACAATCCATTGATGAATTCGAAAATATTGTTGATAAATGGAAAAGCTCTGGTGGAGATGATATTACTACGGAAGTAAATGAGTGGTATAAAACAATTCAAGAAAGCGAATAA